A window of the Lactobacillus amylovorus DSM 20531 genome harbors these coding sequences:
- a CDS encoding SHOCT domain-containing protein: MGLFDLFSKKQRKANQAFLADQRSQQVIAKIKKLDLPAELKQQLINAKVYDIWFNSKDLAPLSNLLSDHEKIEYAALGITDQGEDVMLTCTNQNLIILSKKHPSENSRVIPLTEIMSVLLQQQIISEELTLIVNNEQVNINLLNKTTAALLTATIKKWSRNDDNLDEQVEQIKKLKDLLDQGILTEEEFQAKKKQILKI, from the coding sequence ATGGGACTTTTTGATTTATTTAGTAAAAAACAAAGAAAAGCGAATCAAGCGTTTTTGGCCGACCAGCGCAGCCAACAAGTTATTGCTAAGATTAAAAAACTAGATTTGCCAGCTGAACTTAAACAACAACTGATTAATGCTAAAGTTTATGACATTTGGTTTAACAGTAAGGATTTAGCGCCGCTTAGTAATCTACTGAGTGATCATGAAAAAATCGAGTATGCAGCGCTCGGAATTACTGATCAGGGCGAAGATGTAATGCTAACATGTACTAATCAAAATTTGATTATTTTGAGTAAAAAACATCCTAGTGAAAATAGCCGTGTGATCCCGTTAACAGAGATTATGAGCGTGCTCTTACAGCAGCAAATTATATCTGAAGAATTAACGTTAATAGTGAATAATGAACAAGTTAACATTAACTTACTTAATAAGACAACTGCGGCACTTTTGACAGCAACGATTAAGAAATGGTCGCGAAATGATGATAACCTTGATGAGCAAGTAGAGCAGATTAAGAAGTTGAAAGATTTGCTTGATCAAGGGATTTTGACTGAAGAAGAATTTCAAGCTAAGAAAAAGCAAATTTTGAAAATTTAG
- a CDS encoding IS4 family transposase: MKSLHSNILKLMDSIINKIADNIHDFSVSDQAFTRCRKLNSTDLIKLILNMGAGSLNSEIFHAFPDINSRMTASAFEQQKAKLKPECFKEIMAELSQANNAPQLLDDKYLVVAIDGSDFDQPFNPKSKNIFQGKDGRKYCQIHVNAFYDVLNKLYLDMVIQPRQKMDEREAALTMIKKLAQQEKDFLVLMDRGYISFNLIENCNRLKHCHYVMRSKSGDGAFKEIVAMSNHEYDIDLSCRVTSSHYYYVTHKDTEKFLHLILHKKHHYKAVRSKNTRDQRWDFEDMCDVRFRVCKFRINPPGSDDEWEVLITNLDRNEYPLARMKEIYHLRWGIETSFRELKYDLSGIQFHSKKDQFVYMEIYAHFAMYNAVSLSIIASSKPYTQGKYQYQIDFKMACCIWRRYFSISDNSDKNFTQLLLDVAFYLTPIRPGRKDKRNLKVKLVVGFPYRLAA; encoded by the coding sequence ATGAAATCCCTTCACTCAAATATTTTAAAGCTGATGGATAGTATTATCAATAAAATCGCTGACAACATTCACGATTTCTCTGTATCTGATCAAGCTTTTACTCGCTGTCGTAAGCTCAATTCCACTGATTTGATTAAGTTAATTCTTAACATGGGAGCTGGCAGCCTGAATTCGGAAATTTTTCATGCTTTTCCTGACATAAATTCTAGAATGACTGCTTCGGCTTTTGAACAACAAAAGGCTAAATTAAAGCCTGAATGCTTTAAAGAAATTATGGCTGAGCTTAGTCAGGCAAACAATGCACCGCAATTACTAGATGACAAATACTTAGTTGTAGCGATTGATGGTTCCGATTTTGATCAGCCTTTTAATCCAAAATCAAAGAATATTTTTCAAGGCAAAGATGGTAGAAAATATTGCCAGATACATGTAAACGCTTTTTATGATGTTTTGAATAAATTATATTTAGACATGGTTATCCAACCTAGACAAAAAATGGATGAACGTGAGGCAGCTTTAACCATGATAAAGAAATTAGCCCAGCAAGAAAAAGATTTTCTAGTCCTGATGGATCGTGGCTACATTAGCTTTAATTTAATTGAAAATTGCAATCGATTAAAACATTGCCACTATGTTATGCGATCAAAATCCGGAGATGGTGCTTTTAAAGAAATTGTAGCTATGTCGAATCATGAATACGATATTGACTTATCATGCAGAGTAACTTCGTCACATTATTATTATGTCACCCATAAAGATACAGAAAAGTTTCTTCACCTGATTCTTCACAAAAAGCATCACTATAAAGCTGTTCGTTCTAAAAATACCAGAGATCAACGCTGGGATTTTGAGGATATGTGTGATGTTAGATTTAGAGTTTGTAAGTTTAGAATCAATCCACCAGGTTCAGACGATGAGTGGGAAGTCCTCATCACCAATTTAGATCGAAATGAATATCCTCTAGCTAGAATGAAAGAGATCTATCATCTTCGCTGGGGAATAGAAACTTCTTTTAGGGAGCTTAAATATGACTTAAGCGGCATACAGTTTCATTCTAAAAAAGATCAATTTGTTTATATGGAAATATACGCCCATTTTGCAATGTATAATGCCGTGAGTTTATCAATAATTGCGAGCTCAAAACCGTATACTCAGGGAAAATATCAATATCAAATAGATTTTAAAATGGCCTGTTGTATCTGGCGACGATATTTTAGTATAAGTGATAATTCAGATAAAAACTTCACACAATTACTGCTAGATGTGGCATTTTATTTAACGCCCATTCGACCAGGAAGAAAAGATAAACGAAATCTAAAAGTTAAATTAGTAGTTGGCTTTCCTTATCGTCTAGCAGCTTGA
- a CDS encoding TIGR02452 family protein, whose protein sequence is MANYNSKREHYRNVARKHEAMIEQKYQSQIRASIKGTKVYSVDAFADKEVDDFTQKAKQIVWPLATNQAVIKACQDYPQQKVAALNFASYVNPGGGFLNGAMAQEEAICTQSDLYPIIASQRDFYAWNKQHRNRGLYMNRGLYSPDIIWDGDVQSGVLTCAAPNKTAGRRTLREPEEQMKFYSDADSAMLSRMNFVKKIAEDQKVDVLILGAWGAGVFGFKPAEVAKMWQRTFEQPTSISTVVYAVIPDERRQNRAVNEFKKVFE, encoded by the coding sequence ATGGCAAATTATAACTCTAAACGTGAACATTATCGCAATGTGGCCCGCAAACATGAAGCGATGATCGAGCAAAAATATCAATCTCAAATTCGAGCTTCAATTAAAGGTACCAAGGTTTATAGTGTTGATGCTTTTGCCGATAAAGAAGTTGATGATTTTACTCAAAAAGCTAAGCAAATTGTCTGGCCCCTTGCTACCAATCAAGCCGTGATTAAGGCCTGCCAAGATTATCCGCAACAAAAAGTAGCTGCTTTGAATTTTGCTTCATATGTTAATCCTGGTGGTGGTTTTTTAAACGGTGCAATGGCGCAAGAAGAAGCGATTTGTACGCAGTCAGACCTTTATCCGATTATTGCAAGTCAACGTGATTTTTATGCTTGGAATAAACAGCACAGGAATCGCGGCCTATATATGAACCGCGGGCTTTATTCGCCTGATATTATCTGGGATGGGGATGTTCAAAGTGGTGTGCTCACATGTGCCGCACCTAATAAGACTGCTGGTCGTCGCACCTTGCGTGAGCCAGAAGAGCAGATGAAGTTCTACAGTGATGCTGACAGCGCAATGCTTAGTCGAATGAATTTTGTTAAAAAAATAGCTGAAGATCAAAAAGTTGATGTATTGATCCTTGGTGCATGGGGCGCCGGCGTCTTTGGCTTTAAGCCAGCCGAAGTTGCCAAGATGTGGCAGAGGACGTTCGAGCAGCCAACCAGTATTTCAACGGTCGTTTATGCAGTGATCCCAGATGAGCGGCGACAAAATCGCGCAGTGAATGAATTTAAGAAAGTTTTCGAGTGA
- a CDS encoding Xaa-Pro dipeptidyl-peptidase has protein sequence MKYNQYAYVETSFDQQVKELIDINFLPRNYEDWSFSDLLEKLVKNAIAEAKTDAAKTAKLNEFAVSDHETLADFLKEKSESIGTEQFYNVALQLLGYHVHYDYQLDDPTRFMQKNALPFVQDISDNHKLISAFYRLLNTRSKNGQILLDVMAGKGYFTQFWGQNEFKFFNGKSIPVFDTNKVIREVVYVETDLDTDHDGKSDLIQVTVFRPAETNKGLKVPALYTASPYFGGIIANEKRNHNVDENLSDASTWNDPQYEHSPIVKAEKPDGSSHPATEEAVHKSSYPLNEYMLARGFASVFAGAIGTRGSDGVRITGAPEETESAAAVIEWLHGDRVAYTDRTRTVQTKADWCNGNIGMTGRSYLGTLQIAIATTGVKGLKTVVSEAAISSWYDYYREHGLVIAPEACQGEDLDLLAETCQSNLWDAGSYLKIKPEYDKMQKELLEKEDRKTGQYSDFWEARNYRHHADGIKCSWISVHGLNDWNVKPKNVYKIWQLVSKMPMKHHLFLHQGPHYNMNNFVSIDFTDLMNLWFVHELLGVENNAYNQWPTVMIQDNLQADKWHEEKDWNDDLGQEKSYYPTDEGDLYADGNGQAKKSFTDVGGIEFKKAGISESDWQYKFICGDEKWAKPSLRFVTDEFIHPTTIVGRPEVKVRVKGSLPKGQISVALVELGERQRLTATPKFLMRGGQELGYRFGTDTLQEFVPDKKTKAKLITKAHMNMQNYKDMKKPEAIEADKFYDLDFLLQPTYYTIPSGSKLALIIYSTDEGMTKRPLEEETYTVDLANTEIKFYEK, from the coding sequence ATGAAATACAATCAATATGCCTATGTTGAAACCAGCTTTGATCAACAAGTCAAAGAATTAATCGACATCAACTTCCTGCCTAGAAACTACGAAGACTGGTCTTTCAGCGACCTGCTTGAAAAACTCGTTAAAAATGCAATCGCTGAAGCCAAAACTGATGCTGCTAAAACGGCCAAGTTGAACGAATTCGCTGTTTCAGATCATGAAACTTTAGCAGATTTCTTAAAAGAAAAGTCTGAATCCATCGGTACCGAACAATTCTACAACGTTGCTTTGCAACTGCTCGGCTATCACGTTCACTACGACTATCAATTAGATGACCCAACTCGCTTTATGCAAAAAAATGCTTTGCCATTTGTTCAAGACATCAGCGACAATCACAAATTGATCTCAGCCTTCTACCGTTTGCTCAACACTCGTAGTAAGAATGGTCAAATCTTGCTCGATGTGATGGCTGGTAAAGGCTACTTCACTCAATTCTGGGGCCAAAACGAATTCAAATTCTTCAATGGCAAGTCCATCCCTGTTTTTGACACTAACAAGGTAATCCGTGAAGTCGTTTACGTAGAAACTGATCTTGACACCGACCACGACGGCAAGAGCGACTTGATTCAAGTTACTGTCTTCCGTCCTGCCGAAACTAACAAAGGCCTCAAGGTGCCAGCACTTTACACTGCATCCCCATACTTCGGTGGCATCATCGCCAACGAAAAACGAAACCACAACGTTGATGAAAACTTGTCCGATGCAAGTACTTGGAACGACCCACAATATGAACACTCTCCAATCGTTAAGGCAGAAAAGCCAGACGGCTCAAGCCACCCAGCAACTGAAGAAGCAGTTCACAAGTCATCTTACCCATTAAACGAATATATGCTTGCTCGTGGTTTTGCTAGCGTCTTTGCTGGTGCCATCGGTACGCGCGGCAGTGACGGTGTCAGAATTACCGGTGCACCTGAAGAAACTGAATCAGCTGCAGCTGTCATTGAATGGCTTCACGGCGACCGTGTTGCTTACACCGACCGCACCAGAACTGTTCAAACCAAAGCCGATTGGTGCAACGGCAACATCGGGATGACTGGTCGTTCATACTTGGGTACTTTGCAAATCGCTATTGCAACTACTGGCGTCAAGGGTCTGAAGACTGTTGTTTCTGAAGCTGCTATTTCATCATGGTACGACTACTACCGTGAACACGGTTTGGTTATTGCTCCTGAGGCTTGCCAAGGTGAAGACCTTGACCTTTTGGCTGAAACTTGTCAATCTAACTTGTGGGATGCCGGTTCCTACCTCAAGATCAAGCCAGAATACGACAAGATGCAAAAGGAATTACTTGAAAAAGAAGACCGTAAAACTGGTCAATATTCTGACTTCTGGGAAGCAAGAAATTACCGTCATCACGCAGATGGCATCAAGTGCTCATGGATTTCAGTTCATGGTTTAAACGACTGGAACGTTAAGCCAAAGAACGTCTACAAGATTTGGCAACTCGTTTCTAAGATGCCAATGAAGCACCACCTCTTCTTGCACCAAGGTCCGCACTATAACATGAACAACTTCGTTTCCATCGACTTTACTGACTTGATGAACCTCTGGTTTGTTCATGAACTCCTTGGCGTAGAAAACAATGCCTACAACCAATGGCCAACAGTCATGATTCAAGACAACTTGCAAGCTGACAAGTGGCATGAAGAAAAGGACTGGAACGACGATTTAGGTCAAGAAAAGAGCTACTACCCTACTGACGAAGGCGATCTTTACGCAGATGGCAATGGTCAAGCTAAGAAGTCATTCACTGACGTAGGTGGCATCGAATTCAAGAAGGCCGGCATTTCTGAAAGCGACTGGCAATACAAGTTTATCTGTGGTGATGAAAAGTGGGCTAAGCCAAGCTTACGCTTTGTCACAGATGAATTTATCCACCCAACTACAATCGTAGGTCGTCCTGAAGTTAAGGTCAGAGTCAAAGGTTCTCTTCCTAAGGGTCAAATTTCTGTTGCTTTGGTTGAACTTGGCGAAAGACAACGTTTGACTGCAACACCTAAGTTCTTGATGCGTGGTGGCCAAGAATTGGGTTATAGATTTGGCACTGACACTTTGCAAGAATTTGTTCCAGACAAGAAGACCAAGGCTAAGTTGATCACTAAGGCCCACATGAACATGCAAAACTACAAGGACATGAAGAAGCCTGAAGCAATTGAAGCTGACAAGTTCTACGATTTGGACTTCTTGCTTCAACCTACCTACTACACTATTCCATCAGGCAGCAAGTTAGCTTTGATCATTTACTCAACTGATGAAGGCATGACTAAGCGTCCACTTGAGGAAGAAACTTACACAGTTGATTTGGCTAATACTGAAATCAAGTTTTATGAAAAATAG